In the genome of Streptomyces collinus, one region contains:
- a CDS encoding AAA family ATPase, translating to MDFGTQGPQAPADLAWLRGVDAYTMGAYPQAEEEFRAAVRMDSGMADGWLGLHALRVDTTTALLRMFRHRDRFGEQRSRYGRTLNSWYWLGWWVQPVLESPRDLLLAHASHWLDGRHVPELDQALAGLPPVDTDHQVRFLHACRAYLVKDWEQLVRHTDPLLGDPMLGIEAGLFGGMARVRLEMYGQAEPLLSAALMRCRSEQPQRKELRYWLARAHEGTGRSAAALPLYRAVHRVDPAFMDTSARLAAIAEGDGYDDVTDLAAITLTGAGQDAVDGPDGFDPLFGIEGRDLRLPDPELPIAPLPPVTGPPVRERTGPVPSLPAGPTDPALLEEALAELERMVGLEPVKRQVKALSAQLNMARLRAGQGLPVQPPKRHFVFSGPSGTGKTTVARILGRVFYALGLLGGDHLVEAQRADLVGEYLGQTAVKANDLIDSALGGVLFVDEAYSLSNSGYGKGDAYGDEALQVLLKRAEDNRDHLVVILAGYPEGMDRLLAANPGLSSRFTTRVDFPSYRPLELTEIGKVLAAENGDLWDDESLDELRSIAGHVVDQGWIDELGNGRFLRTLYEKSCAYRDLRLSVYPGVLGREDLATLRLPDLMQAYGEVLSGRGPGNPSGV from the coding sequence ATGGACTTCGGCACGCAGGGCCCTCAGGCCCCGGCCGACCTCGCCTGGCTGCGAGGCGTGGACGCCTACACCATGGGCGCGTATCCGCAGGCGGAGGAGGAGTTCCGTGCCGCCGTGCGGATGGACTCCGGGATGGCCGACGGCTGGCTGGGGCTGCACGCGCTGCGCGTCGACACGACGACCGCGCTGCTGCGGATGTTCCGGCACCGGGACCGCTTCGGGGAGCAGCGCTCCCGCTACGGCCGCACGCTCAACTCCTGGTACTGGCTGGGCTGGTGGGTGCAGCCCGTGCTGGAGAGCCCCCGCGATCTGCTGCTCGCGCACGCCTCCCACTGGCTGGACGGCCGCCATGTCCCCGAACTGGACCAGGCCCTCGCCGGGCTGCCGCCCGTCGACACCGACCACCAGGTCCGCTTCCTGCACGCCTGCCGCGCCTACCTGGTCAAGGACTGGGAGCAGCTGGTCCGTCACACCGACCCGCTGCTCGGCGATCCGATGCTCGGCATCGAGGCCGGCCTGTTCGGGGGCATGGCCCGGGTCCGCCTGGAGATGTACGGCCAGGCCGAACCGCTCCTGTCCGCCGCGCTGATGCGCTGCCGCAGCGAGCAGCCGCAGCGCAAGGAGCTGCGCTACTGGCTGGCCCGGGCCCACGAGGGCACGGGCCGCAGCGCCGCCGCGCTCCCCCTGTACCGGGCCGTGCACCGCGTCGACCCGGCCTTCATGGACACTTCCGCCCGGCTCGCCGCCATCGCCGAGGGCGACGGGTACGACGACGTCACGGACCTCGCGGCGATCACACTCACCGGCGCGGGCCAGGACGCCGTGGACGGGCCGGACGGGTTCGATCCGCTCTTCGGCATCGAGGGGCGCGACCTGAGACTGCCCGACCCCGAGCTGCCGATCGCTCCCCTGCCGCCGGTGACCGGCCCTCCGGTGCGCGAGCGGACCGGCCCCGTTCCCTCACTGCCCGCCGGGCCCACCGACCCGGCGTTACTGGAGGAAGCGCTCGCCGAGCTGGAGCGCATGGTGGGGCTGGAGCCGGTGAAGCGCCAGGTCAAGGCACTGTCGGCACAGCTGAACATGGCCCGGCTGCGGGCCGGGCAGGGCCTCCCGGTCCAACCGCCGAAACGCCACTTCGTCTTCTCCGGCCCCTCCGGCACCGGCAAGACCACCGTCGCCCGCATCCTCGGCCGCGTCTTCTACGCCCTCGGGCTGCTCGGCGGCGACCATCTCGTGGAGGCACAGCGGGCCGACCTCGTCGGCGAGTACCTCGGGCAGACAGCGGTGAAGGCGAACGATCTGATCGACTCGGCCCTCGGCGGCGTCCTCTTCGTCGACGAGGCCTACTCGCTGTCCAACTCGGGCTACGGCAAGGGGGACGCGTACGGGGACGAGGCCCTGCAGGTCCTGCTGAAGCGCGCGGAGGACAACCGCGACCACCTCGTGGTGATCCTGGCCGGCTACCCGGAGGGCATGGACCGCCTGCTCGCCGCGAACCCCGGGCTGTCGTCCCGTTTCACCACCCGCGTCGACTTCCCCTCGTACCGGCCGCTCGAACTCACCGAGATCGGCAAGGTGCTCGCCGCGGAGAACGGCGACCTGTGGGACGACGAGTCCCTCGACGAGCTGCGGTCCATCGCGGGGCACGTGGTGGACCAGGGGTGGATCGACGAGCTGGGGAACGGGCGGTTCCTGCGGACGCTGTACGAGAAGAGCTGCGCGTACCGGGATCTGCGGCTGTCCGTGTACCCGGGCGTGTTGGGCAGGGAGGACCTGGCGACGTTGCGGTTGCCGGATCTGATGCAGGCGTACGGGGAGGTGCTGTCGGGGCGGGGGCCCGGGAATCCATCGGGCGTGTGA
- a CDS encoding hemolysin family protein has product MSVLQLLFAALLVLANGFFVGAEFALVSVRRSQIEPLGTARARQVLYGLERLPQMMAAAQFGITICSLTLGAVAEPTVAHLLEPVFEWIHLPHGMIHPLTYVIALAAVVFFHLVIGEMVPKNLAMAAPEKAALWLSPGLVWFARFCKPITAALGAVSQGILRLFHVEPKDEVEAVFTSEQLNRLVEDAGQAGLLDPEEAERLEDALELGSRPVTDVLLKRESLVTVSPSVTPGRIVELTARTGYSRFPVAADTGAFMGYLHVKDVLDVEDSDRAVPQHLWRPMTTLRPELPLDDALTVMRRAATHLAQVADASGKVLGLVALEDVLELLVGEVRDPAHREVREVKLTEPRSSGASEEVLAT; this is encoded by the coding sequence ATGAGCGTGCTCCAGCTTCTCTTCGCCGCGCTGCTCGTGCTCGCCAACGGCTTCTTCGTCGGCGCCGAGTTCGCGCTGGTCTCCGTACGCCGCAGCCAGATCGAGCCGCTCGGCACCGCCCGTGCCCGGCAGGTCCTCTACGGTCTTGAGCGGCTGCCGCAGATGATGGCGGCGGCCCAGTTCGGCATCACGATCTGCTCCCTCACCCTCGGTGCTGTCGCCGAACCGACGGTCGCCCACCTGCTGGAGCCGGTCTTCGAGTGGATCCACCTGCCGCACGGCATGATCCACCCGCTCACCTACGTCATCGCGCTGGCCGCCGTGGTCTTCTTCCACCTCGTCATCGGCGAGATGGTCCCGAAGAACCTGGCGATGGCGGCGCCGGAGAAGGCCGCGCTGTGGCTCAGCCCCGGCCTGGTCTGGTTCGCGCGCTTCTGCAAGCCCATCACCGCCGCCCTCGGCGCGGTCTCGCAGGGCATCCTGCGGCTCTTCCACGTCGAGCCCAAGGACGAGGTCGAGGCCGTCTTCACCAGTGAGCAGCTGAACCGGCTGGTGGAGGACGCCGGCCAGGCGGGCCTGCTCGACCCCGAGGAGGCCGAACGTCTGGAGGACGCCCTGGAGCTGGGCTCGCGCCCGGTGACGGACGTCCTGCTGAAGCGGGAGTCCCTGGTCACGGTCAGCCCGTCGGTCACGCCCGGGCGGATCGTCGAACTCACCGCCCGCACGGGGTACTCCCGGTTCCCGGTCGCCGCGGACACCGGCGCGTTCATGGGGTACCTGCACGTCAAGGACGTCCTCGACGTGGAGGACTCCGACCGCGCCGTTCCGCAGCACCTGTGGCGCCCCATGACGACCCTGCGGCCCGAGCTGCCCCTCGACGACGCCCTCACCGTGATGCGGCGGGCGGCGACGCACCTGGCCCAGGTCGCCGACGCGTCCGGCAAGGTGCTCGGGCTGGTCGCGCTGGAGGACGTGCTGGAGCTGCTGGTGGGGGAGGTACGGGATCCCGCGCACCGGGAGGTGCGCGAGGTGAAGCTGACCGAGCCGAGGAGCAGCGGGGCGTCGGAGGAGGTACTGGCCACCTAG
- a CDS encoding hemolysin family protein, translated as MTTPLLLLAAAFLLILANGFFVAAEFGLVTVERPEAEKAAAEGDRRALRVVESLRELSFQLSGTQLGITITSLVVGMLAEPALAELLHGPFISIGIPEGAVSGVTVVVGMLLASAVQMVIGELLPKNWAVSRPLQVARFVAGPQHVFARLFRPVIAGLNAVANRLVRALGIEPTEELASARTPGELVSLARHSARAGALEQDTADLFVRTLSLGELTAQHVMTPRVKVSALQSSATAEDVVNLTRATGLSRFPVYREKIDEVVGMAHLKDALAVPVQDRLRTPVGHIARPALLVPETLPVRPLLTRLRSEQPIAVVVDEYGGTAGVVTLEDIVEEIVGEVRDEHDGHDLPELAAAPPEDGRPAWDVDGSCRVDILQRIGLDVPEGPYETVAGLIADLLGRIPAVGDKAELPGWRLAVRQVGHYRAERVRLVRTAPVVSMAEAVR; from the coding sequence ATGACCACCCCCCTGCTGCTCCTGGCAGCTGCGTTCCTGCTGATTCTCGCCAACGGATTCTTCGTGGCGGCCGAGTTCGGACTCGTGACGGTCGAACGGCCGGAGGCCGAGAAGGCCGCCGCCGAAGGCGACCGGCGCGCCCTCCGGGTCGTCGAATCACTCAGGGAACTGTCCTTCCAGCTCTCCGGCACCCAGCTCGGCATCACCATCACCTCGCTCGTCGTCGGCATGCTCGCCGAACCGGCGCTCGCCGAGCTGCTGCACGGCCCGTTCATCTCGATCGGCATCCCCGAGGGAGCCGTCTCCGGTGTCACCGTCGTCGTCGGCATGCTGCTGGCCTCCGCCGTGCAGATGGTGATCGGCGAGCTGCTGCCCAAGAACTGGGCGGTCTCCCGGCCGCTGCAGGTCGCGCGTTTCGTCGCGGGCCCGCAGCACGTCTTCGCCCGGCTGTTCCGCCCGGTCATCGCCGGCCTCAACGCCGTCGCCAACCGGCTCGTGCGCGCCCTGGGCATCGAACCCACCGAGGAGCTGGCCTCCGCGCGCACCCCGGGAGAGCTCGTCTCCCTGGCCCGCCACTCGGCCCGGGCCGGCGCCCTGGAGCAGGACACGGCCGACCTGTTCGTGCGGACCCTGTCGCTGGGCGAGCTGACCGCGCAGCACGTGATGACGCCGCGCGTGAAGGTCAGCGCCCTGCAGTCCTCGGCCACCGCCGAGGACGTCGTCAACCTGACCCGCGCCACGGGCCTGTCCCGCTTCCCGGTCTACCGGGAGAAGATCGACGAGGTCGTCGGCATGGCCCACCTCAAGGACGCCCTGGCCGTGCCCGTCCAGGACCGGCTGCGCACCCCCGTCGGCCACATCGCCCGCCCGGCGCTGCTCGTCCCCGAGACGCTGCCGGTACGGCCGCTCCTCACCCGTCTGCGCAGTGAGCAGCCCATCGCGGTCGTCGTCGACGAGTACGGCGGCACCGCCGGTGTCGTCACGCTGGAGGACATCGTCGAGGAGATCGTCGGCGAGGTCCGCGACGAGCACGACGGCCACGACCTGCCCGAGCTGGCCGCCGCGCCGCCCGAGGACGGCAGGCCCGCCTGGGACGTCGACGGCAGCTGCCGGGTCGACATCCTGCAGCGCATAGGCCTCGACGTGCCCGAGGGCCCGTACGAGACCGTCGCCGGCCTGATCGCCGACCTCTTGGGCCGCATCCCGGCCGTCGGCGACAAGGCGGAGCTGCCCGGCTGGCGGCTGGCGGTGCGCCAGGTCGGCCACTACCGCGCGGAGCGGGTCCGGCTGGTGCGGACCGCCCCGGTGGTCTCCATGGCGGAGGCCGTCCGATGA
- a CDS encoding PH domain-containing protein gives MSDIPTLPVTFRPGSTRVVLLTAAVAIFVVITAVAMLLKQLSPGERVSFIFTALLLDAVLLLLARPKVVVDEDGVTVVNLTNKRRLEWAEILQVTLRPGDPWVFLNLSDGTSLPALGIQPGLAKQRAIADARALRALVEARSTAGPERHQS, from the coding sequence ATGTCCGACATTCCGACCCTGCCCGTCACGTTCCGGCCGGGCAGCACCCGCGTGGTGCTGCTCACGGCCGCCGTCGCCATCTTCGTGGTGATCACGGCGGTCGCGATGCTGCTGAAGCAGCTCAGCCCCGGCGAACGCGTCAGCTTCATCTTCACGGCGCTCCTGCTGGACGCCGTGCTGCTGCTCCTGGCGCGTCCCAAGGTCGTCGTCGACGAGGACGGCGTCACTGTCGTCAATCTCACGAACAAGCGCCGGCTGGAGTGGGCGGAGATCCTCCAGGTGACCCTCCGGCCGGGCGACCCCTGGGTCTTCCTCAACCTCAGCGACGGCACCAGCCTGCCTGCTCTGGGCATCCAGCCGGGCCTGGCCAAGCAGCGTGCGATCGCCGACGCCCGGGCGCTGCGGGCGCTTGTCGAGGCCCGTTCCACGGCAGGCCCCGAACGGCACCAGAGCTGA
- the hisG gene encoding ATP phosphoribosyltransferase: MLRIAVPNKGSLSGPAAEMLHEAGYQQRRESKELRIVDPVNEVEFFYLRPRDIAIYVASGQLDIGLTGRDLLIDSGAEAEEILALGFARSTFHYAAKPGTIGGLADLAGKTVATSYEGIVAAHLAEHGIDASVVHLDGAVETAIQLGVAQVIADVVETGTSLRNAGLEVAGEPIMKSEAVVIRRTGADADDLKVQQFLRRLQGVLVARTYVMMDYDCRVEQLEKAVALTPGLESPTVSPLHNEGWVAVRAMVPAKEAQRIMDDLYDIGARAILTTAIHACRL, encoded by the coding sequence ATGCTGCGCATCGCCGTCCCCAACAAGGGTTCCCTGTCCGGCCCTGCGGCGGAGATGCTGCATGAGGCCGGCTACCAGCAGCGCCGGGAGTCCAAGGAACTGCGGATCGTCGACCCGGTGAACGAGGTCGAGTTCTTCTACCTCCGCCCCCGCGACATCGCGATCTACGTCGCCTCCGGGCAGCTGGACATCGGCCTCACCGGCCGGGACCTGCTCATCGACTCCGGCGCCGAAGCCGAGGAGATCCTCGCCCTCGGCTTCGCCCGCTCCACCTTCCACTACGCCGCCAAGCCCGGCACGATCGGCGGCCTGGCCGACCTGGCCGGCAAGACCGTCGCCACCTCCTACGAGGGCATCGTCGCGGCGCACCTCGCCGAGCACGGCATCGACGCCTCCGTCGTCCACCTCGACGGCGCCGTCGAGACCGCCATCCAGCTCGGCGTCGCCCAGGTCATCGCCGACGTCGTCGAGACCGGCACCTCGCTGCGCAACGCGGGCCTGGAGGTCGCCGGCGAGCCGATCATGAAGTCCGAGGCCGTGGTGATCCGCCGCACCGGCGCGGACGCCGACGACCTCAAGGTGCAGCAGTTCCTGCGCCGCCTCCAAGGCGTCCTGGTCGCCCGGACGTACGTGATGATGGACTACGACTGCCGCGTCGAGCAGCTGGAGAAGGCCGTCGCCCTCACGCCCGGCCTGGAGTCCCCGACCGTCTCCCCGCTGCACAACGAGGGCTGGGTCGCCGTCCGCGCCATGGTTCCGGCCAAGGAAGCCCAGCGGATCATGGACGACCTGTACGACATCGGCGCCCGGGCCATCCTGACCACGGCCATCCACGCCTGCCGTCTCTGA
- a CDS encoding phosphoribosyl-ATP diphosphatase translates to MSKKTFEELFTELQHKAAQGDPATSRTAELVEKGVHAIGKKVVEEAAEVWMAAEYEGKEAAAEEISQLLYHVQVMMVARGISLDDVYAHL, encoded by the coding sequence ATGTCCAAGAAGACGTTCGAGGAGCTCTTCACCGAGCTCCAGCACAAGGCCGCCCAGGGCGATCCCGCCACTTCCCGCACCGCAGAACTGGTCGAGAAGGGCGTCCACGCCATCGGCAAGAAGGTCGTCGAAGAGGCCGCCGAGGTGTGGATGGCCGCCGAGTACGAGGGCAAGGAAGCCGCCGCCGAGGAGATCTCGCAGCTGCTGTACCACGTCCAGGTGATGATGGTCGCCCGCGGCATCTCCCTCGACGACGTCTACGCCCACCTCTGA
- the ribH gene encoding 6,7-dimethyl-8-ribityllumazine synthase produces the protein MSGKGAPELSVRNVGDLRVAVIAAQWHEKVMDGLVDGALRALHDLGIDEPTLLRVPGSWELPVVAKVLAGRGYDAIVALGVVIRGGTPHFEYVCQGVTQGLTQVSVDTGVPVGFGVLTCDTEEQALDRAGIEGSNEDKGHEAVTAAVATAATLRSVSEPWR, from the coding sequence GTGAGCGGCAAGGGTGCACCGGAGCTGTCCGTACGCAATGTGGGTGACCTCCGGGTCGCCGTCATCGCGGCACAGTGGCACGAGAAGGTGATGGACGGACTGGTGGACGGCGCCCTGCGCGCCCTGCACGACCTGGGCATCGACGAGCCGACCCTGCTCCGGGTCCCCGGCAGCTGGGAGCTCCCGGTCGTCGCCAAGGTCCTCGCGGGCCGCGGCTACGACGCGATCGTCGCCCTCGGCGTCGTCATCCGCGGCGGAACCCCGCACTTCGAGTACGTGTGCCAGGGCGTGACCCAGGGCCTCACCCAGGTCTCCGTCGACACCGGCGTCCCCGTCGGCTTCGGCGTGCTCACCTGCGACACCGAGGAGCAGGCCCTGGACCGCGCCGGCATCGAGGGCTCGAACGAGGACAAGGGACACGAGGCGGTGACGGCGGCGGTGGCGACCGCGGCCACCCTCCGCTCAGTATCCGAACCCTGGCGCTGA
- a CDS encoding bifunctional 3,4-dihydroxy-2-butanone-4-phosphate synthase/GTP cyclohydrolase II: MSATTALYSTDDVETFALDPVEQAIADIAAGRPVVVVDDEDRENEGDLVIAAEKATPEIVAFMMSECRGLICAPMEGDELDRLRLPQMVEDNTESMKTAFTVSVDASAAHGVSTGISASDRATTLRLLADGVSGSDDFVRPGHIFPLRARPGGVLTRNGHTEAAVDLARLAGLRPAGAIVEIAGEDGTMLRLPELIPFARKHGLTIISIEDLIAYRRSSEPTVRREARTQLPTAHGTFTAHGYRSTVDGVEHIALVHGEIGDGQDVLVRVHSECLTGDVFGSARCDCGPQLDASLARIQEEGRGVVVYLRGHEGRGIGLMSKLRAYELQERGRDTLDANLELGLPADARDYAAGAQILADLGVRGVRLLTNNPDKTDALVRHGIAVKARVPMPVNAGEHNLRYLRTKRDRMGHDLPWLDTTTVPACGNQ; this comes from the coding sequence ATGAGCGCCACAACCGCCCTCTACAGCACCGACGACGTCGAGACCTTCGCGCTCGACCCCGTCGAGCAGGCCATCGCCGACATCGCGGCCGGCCGCCCCGTCGTGGTCGTCGACGACGAGGACCGGGAGAACGAGGGCGACCTCGTCATCGCCGCCGAGAAGGCGACCCCCGAGATCGTCGCCTTCATGATGAGCGAGTGCCGCGGTCTGATCTGCGCCCCCATGGAGGGCGACGAACTGGACCGGCTGAGGCTGCCGCAGATGGTCGAGGACAACACCGAGTCGATGAAGACCGCGTTCACGGTCTCCGTCGACGCCTCCGCCGCGCACGGCGTGAGCACCGGCATCTCCGCCTCCGACCGCGCCACCACGCTCCGGCTGCTCGCCGACGGCGTCTCCGGGTCCGACGACTTCGTCCGCCCCGGCCACATCTTCCCGCTGCGCGCCCGGCCCGGCGGGGTCCTCACCCGCAACGGCCACACCGAGGCCGCCGTCGACCTCGCCCGGCTCGCGGGGCTGCGCCCGGCCGGCGCGATCGTCGAGATCGCCGGCGAGGACGGCACCATGCTGCGCCTGCCCGAGCTGATCCCCTTCGCCCGCAAGCACGGCCTGACGATCATCTCCATCGAGGACCTGATCGCCTACCGCCGCAGCAGCGAACCCACCGTCCGCCGCGAGGCCAGGACCCAACTGCCCACCGCCCACGGCACCTTCACCGCCCATGGCTACCGCTCCACGGTCGACGGCGTCGAGCACATCGCCCTGGTGCACGGCGAGATCGGCGACGGCCAGGACGTCCTCGTCCGCGTCCACTCCGAATGCCTCACCGGCGACGTCTTCGGCTCGGCCCGCTGCGACTGCGGCCCCCAGCTCGACGCCTCCCTCGCCCGCATCCAGGAAGAGGGCCGCGGCGTCGTGGTCTACCTGCGCGGACACGAGGGCCGCGGCATCGGCCTGATGTCCAAGCTGCGCGCCTACGAACTCCAGGAACGCGGCCGTGACACGCTCGACGCCAACCTCGAACTGGGCCTGCCCGCCGACGCCCGCGACTACGCCGCCGGGGCGCAGATCCTCGCCGACCTCGGCGTGCGCGGTGTCCGGCTGCTGACCAACAACCCCGACAAGACCGACGCGCTCGTCCGCCATGGCATCGCGGTCAAGGCCCGTGTGCCGATGCCCGTGAACGCCGGCGAGCACAACCTCCGCTACCTGCGCACCAAGCGGGACCGGATGGGCCACGACCTGCCCTGGCTGGACACGACCACCGTGCCGGCCTGCGGCAACCAGTAA
- a CDS encoding nicotinamide mononucleotide transporter family protein has product MNSLNSEAFVLFGQHILWSDMVGNLFGLAALALGWRRSIWTWPVQFLAGLILFGAFFGHLTGSAGKQAVVMLVALYGWWQWQRGKEQGGDGHIAVRFATWRERAAMAAAAAAGTVAVALLFTAYPKLSWDPWPDAYIFVGTVVAMYAQARGMVEFWFAWLLVDLVGVPLNFANGYAFSGFVYVIYGALVLWGLRDWWLRSRQPARPTLEGAPA; this is encoded by the coding sequence GTGAACTCGCTGAACTCCGAGGCGTTCGTCCTCTTCGGCCAGCACATCCTCTGGTCGGACATGGTCGGCAACCTCTTCGGCCTGGCCGCCCTCGCCCTCGGCTGGCGGCGCTCCATCTGGACCTGGCCCGTGCAGTTCCTGGCCGGCCTCATCCTCTTCGGAGCCTTCTTCGGGCATCTGACCGGCAGCGCGGGCAAGCAGGCGGTCGTCATGCTCGTCGCGCTGTACGGCTGGTGGCAGTGGCAGCGCGGCAAGGAGCAGGGGGGCGACGGTCACATCGCCGTACGGTTCGCCACCTGGCGCGAGCGCGCCGCGATGGCCGCGGCGGCGGCCGCCGGCACGGTCGCGGTGGCGCTGCTCTTCACGGCGTACCCGAAGCTGTCCTGGGACCCCTGGCCGGACGCCTACATCTTCGTCGGCACCGTCGTCGCCATGTACGCCCAGGCACGCGGCATGGTCGAGTTCTGGTTCGCCTGGCTGCTCGTCGACCTCGTCGGCGTACCCCTCAACTTCGCCAACGGCTACGCCTTCTCCGGCTTCGTCTACGTCATCTACGGCGCGCTCGTCCTGTGGGGCCTGCGCGACTGGTGGCTGCGCTCGCGTCAGCCCGCGCGGCCCACCCTGGAAGGAGCGCCGGCATGA
- a CDS encoding riboflavin synthase yields MFTGIVEELGEVTAVETLDDACRFRLRGPVVTEGAKHGDSIAVNGVCLTVVDHEGDEFTADVMAETLNRSSLGALRAGSRVNLERPMAVGERLGGHIVQGHVDGTGEILERKPSENWEIVKISLPADLTRYVVEKGSITVDGISLTVVDAGQDHFTVSLIPTTLDLTTLGHKQPGDPVNLEVDVIAKYVERMLGDRALGDRAQGATR; encoded by the coding sequence GTGTTCACCGGAATCGTCGAAGAGCTGGGCGAGGTCACCGCCGTCGAGACCCTCGACGACGCCTGTCGCTTCCGCCTGCGAGGCCCGGTCGTCACCGAAGGCGCCAAGCACGGCGATTCGATCGCCGTGAACGGCGTCTGCCTCACGGTCGTCGACCACGAAGGCGACGAATTCACCGCCGACGTCATGGCCGAGACGCTGAACCGCTCCAGCCTCGGCGCCCTCAGGGCCGGCTCCCGGGTCAACCTCGAACGCCCCATGGCCGTCGGCGAACGCCTCGGCGGGCACATCGTGCAGGGCCACGTGGACGGCACCGGCGAGATCCTGGAGCGCAAGCCCTCGGAGAACTGGGAGATCGTGAAGATCTCCCTGCCCGCCGACCTCACCCGGTACGTGGTCGAGAAGGGCTCCATCACCGTCGACGGCATCAGCCTCACCGTCGTCGACGCCGGCCAGGACCACTTCACGGTGAGCCTCATCCCCACCACCCTCGACCTGACCACGCTCGGCCACAAGCAGCCCGGCGACCCGGTCAACCTCGAAGTGGACGTCATCGCCAAGTACGTCGAGCGGATGCTGGGCGACCGTGCTCTGGGCGACCGTGCGCAGGGGGCGACCCGGTGA
- a CDS encoding RNA polymerase sigma-70 factor, translated as MTTTSAEEFEVHRPRLFSLAYRLLGSAEEAEDAVQDVYLRYSGADRAGIEHPAAWLAKVVTNLCLNRLTSARARRERYVGTWLPEPVITSDGTLGPLESAEQRDAVSMAMLVLLERLTPTERAVYVLREAFGYGHREIAGVLDLSEANCRQLYRRAVRRVGEPQARFEPASERQEELVSSFITAARDGDLAGLEKLLAADATWWSDGGGKVTAARWPIEGGAGIARFLAGGGPKFARGLDFVPAEVNGALGLASWAGDTLVGLSVIEVRDGLVTGVRAVVNPEKLAFARRQLTRP; from the coding sequence ATGACCACAACCAGCGCCGAGGAGTTCGAAGTCCACCGGCCCCGGCTGTTCTCGCTCGCCTACCGATTGCTGGGCTCCGCCGAGGAGGCCGAGGACGCGGTCCAGGACGTCTACCTGCGCTACAGCGGCGCCGACCGGGCGGGGATCGAGCACCCGGCGGCCTGGCTGGCCAAGGTCGTCACCAACCTCTGTCTGAACCGGCTCACCTCCGCGCGGGCCCGGCGCGAGCGGTACGTCGGGACCTGGCTGCCCGAGCCCGTGATCACCTCGGACGGCACGCTCGGCCCGCTGGAGTCCGCGGAGCAGCGGGACGCCGTGTCGATGGCGATGCTGGTGCTGCTGGAGCGGCTGACACCGACCGAGCGGGCCGTGTACGTGCTGCGGGAGGCGTTCGGCTACGGGCACCGGGAGATCGCCGGGGTGCTGGACCTGAGCGAGGCCAACTGCCGTCAGCTGTACCGGCGTGCCGTGCGACGGGTGGGCGAACCCCAGGCCCGGTTCGAGCCCGCCTCCGAGCGCCAGGAGGAGCTGGTCTCGTCGTTCATCACGGCGGCCCGTGACGGGGACCTGGCCGGGCTGGAGAAGCTACTCGCGGCCGACGCGACCTGGTGGAGCGACGGTGGCGGCAAGGTCACCGCGGCGCGGTGGCCCATCGAGGGCGGGGCCGGCATCGCCCGGTTCCTGGCGGGCGGCGGGCCGAAGTTCGCGCGGGGCCTGGATTTCGTGCCCGCCGAGGTCAACGGGGCGCTGGGGCTGGCGAGCTGGGCGGGCGACACGCTCGTCGGACTGTCGGTGATCGAGGTGCGCGACGGGCTGGTCACGGGTGTGCGTGCCGTGGTCAATCCGGAGAAGCTGGCGTTCGCACGGCGTCAGCTCACCCGGCCGTAG
- a CDS encoding SDR family oxidoreductase produces MTTILVTGGTGTLGRLVAERLRAGGHEVRVLSRHSEPYAVDLRAGGAGLDAAVAGVDTIVHCASAQKGDEQAAQNLIRAAHGAGVPHLVYVSIVGVDEVPLPYYRSKLAVERLVEESGIGWTVLRATQFHDLLIMMFQGLSKLPVMFLPAGVRDQPVEVAEVADRLAELAEAAPAGRVEDMGGPEVRPLESLARAYLRASGRRRAVVNVPLWGAAYRGFRSGGHLTPRRAVGKGSFEEHLESRFGGGRV; encoded by the coding sequence ATGACCACGATCCTGGTGACCGGCGGCACCGGAACGCTGGGGCGGCTCGTCGCCGAGCGGTTGCGCGCAGGCGGGCACGAGGTGCGGGTGCTCAGCCGGCACAGCGAGCCGTACGCGGTGGATCTGCGAGCGGGCGGAGCCGGCCTGGACGCGGCCGTCGCCGGCGTGGACACGATCGTGCACTGCGCGTCGGCACAGAAGGGGGACGAGCAGGCGGCCCAGAACCTGATCAGGGCGGCCCACGGTGCGGGCGTGCCACATCTTGTCTATGTGTCGATCGTGGGCGTCGACGAGGTACCGCTCCCGTACTACCGGAGCAAGCTCGCGGTGGAGAGGCTGGTCGAGGAGTCGGGGATCGGCTGGACCGTGCTGCGGGCGACGCAGTTCCACGATCTGCTGATCATGATGTTCCAGGGGCTGTCGAAGCTGCCGGTGATGTTCCTCCCGGCGGGCGTGCGGGACCAGCCGGTGGAGGTGGCCGAGGTCGCGGACCGGCTGGCCGAGCTGGCGGAGGCCGCGCCGGCGGGGCGGGTCGAGGACATGGGCGGGCCGGAGGTACGACCGCTGGAGTCCCTGGCCCGTGCGTATCTGAGGGCGTCAGGCCGTCGGCGAGCGGTGGTGAACGTACCGCTGTGGGGAGCGGCGTACCGGGGCTTCCGGAGCGGGGGCCATCTGACGCCGCGACGGGCGGTGGGCAAGGGATCGTTCGAGGAGCACCTGGAGAGCCGGTTCGGGGGCGGCCGGGTGTAG